A region of the Geomonas subterranea genome:
CTCAGGCACAACTTCGGTCTGGTGAAGAAGACTGTGCCCGAAGGATGCGGCATTCTTGCCGTGGTCAAGGCCGACGCCTACGGCCATGGTTTCCAGTACGTCTCCGAGGAACTGGAGAAGCTCGGGGTGGACGCCTTCGCCGTTGCCTTCCTCGCGGAGGGGGTGCAACTGCGCATGAGCGGCATCTATCGCCCGGTGCTGATCCTGGGGGGCATTTATCCCGGCGAGGAGCGGCGCTGCATCGGCCTCAACATCTCCACTGCGCTCTACTCGCTGGAACAGGCCGCGGCGCTCGACCGGGCCGCCCTGGAGATCAAGTGCTACCGCAAGGCGAAGATCCACCTGAAGGTGGACACCGGCATGGGGCGCCTGGGCGTCACTTGGGACAAGGTGCCCGAATTCCTCGAGCAGTTGAAGCAGTTCAAGAACCTCGAAATGGAAGGGATCTTCTCCCACTTCGCCAGCGCCGACGAACTCGACCCGGACGGCCTCGCCTTCACCAAACTGCAGGCCCAACGCTTCAACGCCGCCGTCACCGAGGCCCGCCGCCAGGGGTTCAATCCCGCCTACGTCCATGTCGCCAACAGCGCCGCCATCCTCGCGGCCGATCTACCCTTTTGCAACCTGGTGCGGCCGGGGATTATCCTCTACGGCGCCGCCCCTTCCCGGGATTTCGCGGACGAGCAGGCTTCTTTGCCCGTCATGAAACTGAAGAGCCGGGTGGCGATGCTCAAGTGGGTGGAACCGGGGACCAGCATCAGCTACGGCAGGCGCTACATCGCCGACAAGCGCGCGCTCATCGCCAGCGTTCCCGTGGGGTATGCCGACGGTTATTGCCGCAGTCTCACCAACAAGGGGGAGGCCTTGATCCGCGGCAAGCGGGCCCGGGTCGCCGGCACCGTCTGCATGGACTGGATCATGCTGGACGTGACCGACATCGAGGGCGTTGCCGTGGGGGACGACGTGACCCTCCTGGGCCCCGACCCCATGGGTGACCGCATCAGCGCCGAGGAGTTGGCCGAGAAAGCCGGCACCATCCCCTACGAGATCATGTGCGGCATCGCCACCCGCCGCGTACGCAGGGTGTACATCGGGTAGAACACGAGCAGCTGAAGCTGAAACCATTGGCCACGGAGAAAATCTGAGAACATCTGAGAAAACCAACAAGCTTTTGGTTTACCCCTAAAGTTTTTGGTTCTCTCTTGAAGTGCAGTTCTCAGATGTCCTCAGATTGTCTCCTTGTGAAAGGCTTTAGTATTTGCACTCGGTTTTGCCTTTCTCAGATTTCCTCAGATTTTCTCCGTGGCTAAAGGGTTTTGAATTTCAGGTTTTAGGGGTCTTTATGTCTGATAAAGTACGGCTCACGACGATGGTGCAGGCGGCGGGTTGAGCTGCCAAGCTGGGCCCGGCGGGCCTGGAGGATGCCATCCGCGACATAACCCGCTCGGACGACCCCAACCTCATCGTGGGTGTTGAGGGCGCCGAGGATGCGGGGATCTACCGCATAGGGGAGAGCCTCGCCCTCGTGGAGACCACCGACATCATCACGCCGCTGGTCGACGACCCGTTCACCTTCGGCCGTATCGCCGCGGCCAACGCCCTCTCCGACGTTTACGCCATGGGCGGAAAACCGGTGACGGCGATGAACCTCGCCTTCTTCCCGGCCTGTTCGCTTCCCACCGCTGTGCTCGCCGCCATCCTCGCCGGCGGTGCCGACGCTTTGAAGGAGGCGGGTGCCTGCCTGGTCGGGGGACACACGGTCGAGGACGACGAGCTGAAGTTCGGCATGGCGGTGACCGGCCTCATCGATCCCTCCCGCATCGTGAGAAACTGCACCGCCCGCCCCGGCGACATCCTTGTTCTTACCAAGCCGCTCGGGACCGGCATCGTCTCGACCGCCATCAAGGCCGAGATGATCGACGACGCCCTGGCGACGGAAGCAACCGGCTGGATGACGACCCTCAACGCCAAAGCCTGCGAGTTGATGGTCGCCTGCGACGCCACTGCCGCCACCGATGTCACCGGCTTTGGTTTCATCGGCCACGCCTGCGAGATGGCGCTTGGCGCCAGGGTCACCTTCCGCATCGAGCTTGCCCGCGTTCCGGTCATGGCCGGCGTCCCCGCGCTCATCCACGACGGCATGGTCCCGGCCGGCTGCTATCGCAACCGCCACCATTACGAATCCCACGTGACCGGCTCCGGCGGCGAGGCCTTGCTGCCGCTCTTCGACCCGCAGACCTCCGGCGGTCTCCTCATCTCTTTCGCCCCCGACAACGCCCGTGAATTCCTTGCCCGCGCCGGTCAGTCCGGCCTCTTCGCCGTAGCGATCGGCGAGGTCGAAGCCGTTGGGGGAAGCGCCCTTGTCTTCGTCTAAGGGGCTCGCGGCCGCTTTCGACCTCGGTACCACCACCATAGCCGCGTCGCTTGTCGAACCGGCCACCGGAACGCGCCTGGCCGTGACCGGCGCCATGAACCCCCAGCGTCGCTGGGGATCCGACGTACTGGCCCGCCTCACCGCCGGGGGGGATCCCGAAACCTTACGCGCCATGCAGGCCGCCCTGTCCGCCGAGATGGAACGCATGACCGGCGAGCTGTTGGACCGGGCAGGGGCGTCGCCGGCGGATCTCGCGCAGGTGGCGATCGCCGGCAACCCGTCCATGGAAACCATCGCCCTGGCCCTGCCGGTCGAGTCGCTGGCCCATCCCCCGTTTCGTCCCCTCTTTTCCGCAGGAAAAGTAACAACCACCCTTGATCTAGGCTGGAGCCGTGCGTATCCTTGCTACCTCTTGCCGCTTCCGGGCGGTTTCGTCGGCGGCGACCTGCTCGCCTTTCTCTTCGGCATGACAGAGACGCCCACAGCCGGGACCCTCTTTCTGGACGTCGGGACCAACGCCGAGATCGCCCTTTTTGACGGCGAGCGTTACCTCGCCACCTCGGCCGCCGCCGGTCCCGCCTTCGAAGGGGGCAACCTTAAGTGCGGCATGGCCGCTCTCCCCGGTGCCGTGAGCGCCGTCCAAATAAAAGGGGACAGGCTACTTTTAACCACCATCGCCGGCGCCCCGCCGCGCGGCATCTGCGGGTCGGGTGTCCTGGAAACGGTGGCCGCCCTCCTGGAAGAAGGGATCGTCGAGCCGACCGGTCGCCTCGTTCCCGCTGTAGAGATCGATTCCAACCTGGGGACCCGGGTGCAGGAGGTGAACGGAGTCCCCGCCTTCGTGCTGCACCGGGACGCGAAAGGCCTCGTCTACCTCGACCAGGAGGACATCCGGGCGCTGCAACTCGCCAAGGGGGCGATGCGCGGTGGCATGGAGATCCTGCTGGAGAAGGCGAACCTCACGCAGGACGATGTTGCACGGGTGGTGCTGACCGGTTCCTTCGGGGCCGTGCTGTCGCCGGATGTGCTAAAAAAGGTTGGAATTTTCAACGAAAAAATGGTAAGAATCACCGGATTTATCAAGGAGGGGGCGTTGGCCGGCGTGGAGCGTGTACTGCTCACCGAGGACGGCCGCGAACAGATGGAGGCCCTGGCCCAACAGGTCCGTGTCATCCCCCTTTCCGGCACACCGCTCTTCGAAAAGCACTTCCTGGCGCATATAGATTTCCCGAAACCCTAACACTTTAGCCACGGAGAAAATCTGAGGACATCTGAGCAAGCCTGAACCGCTTCTGAAGGTTTACTCGGACTTCCTCCGATTTTCTCCGTGGTAATTTTGGTTCTAAAAAAGGAGCGAGCAATGGCAAAGATTGGGCGCGCGCTGGTAAGCGTGTCGGAGAAGACTGGAGTGGTGGAATTTTCGCGGACGTTGGCTGGCTACGGCGTGGAGATCCTCTCCACCGGCGGCACCGCGAAGCTGCTGCGTGAGGCAGGCATCCCGGTGAAGGACGTCTCCGAGTTCACCGGTTTCCCCGAGATGCTGGACGGCAGGGTCAAGACGCTGCACCCGAAGGTGCACGGCGGCATCCTCGGCATGAGGGAGAACCCGGCGCACGTGGCCAAGATGCAGGAGCACGGCATCGAGCCGATCGACATGGTGGTGGTCAACCTCTACCCGTTCGAGGCGACCGTGGCCAAGGAAGACTGCACCATGGAAGACGCCATCGAGAACATCGACATCGGCGGCCCGACCATGCTCCGCTCCGCCGCCAAGAACAACCGCGACGTAACCGTCATCGTCGACCACGTCGACTACCAGCTGGTGCTGGACGAGATGAAGGCCAGCGGCGGCAGCGTCTCCCGTGAGACCAACTTCCGCCTCGCCGTCAAGGTGTACCAGCATACCGCGGCTTACGACGGCGCCATCTCCAACTGGCTGGGCGCCCGCACCGGCGAAGGCGTCGCCAAGTACCCGGACACCCTGACGCTGCAGTACCAGCTGGCCCAGGGGATGCGCTACGGCGAGAACCCGCACCAGTCCGGCGCATTTTACGTCGAGAAGGGGGGCAAGGAGGCATCCATCTCCACCGCCCGCCAGATCCAGGGGAAGGAGCTCTCCTACAACAACATCGGCGACACCGACGCGGCACTCGAGTGCGTGAAG
Encoded here:
- the purH gene encoding bifunctional phosphoribosylaminoimidazolecarboxamide formyltransferase/IMP cyclohydrolase, translating into MAKIGRALVSVSEKTGVVEFSRTLAGYGVEILSTGGTAKLLREAGIPVKDVSEFTGFPEMLDGRVKTLHPKVHGGILGMRENPAHVAKMQEHGIEPIDMVVVNLYPFEATVAKEDCTMEDAIENIDIGGPTMLRSAAKNNRDVTVIVDHVDYQLVLDEMKASGGSVSRETNFRLAVKVYQHTAAYDGAISNWLGARTGEGVAKYPDTLTLQYQLAQGMRYGENPHQSGAFYVEKGGKEASISTARQIQGKELSYNNIGDTDAALECVKQFDQPACVIVKHANPCGVAVAGNIMEAYDLAYKTDPESAFGGIIAFNRELDESTARAIVERQFVEVIIAPKVTEAASEIVAAKKNVRLMECGFWPEQPAARYDFKRVNGGMLVQDADLELFSELKVVTKRAPTDQEMEDLLFTWRVAKFVKSNAIVYGRSNSTVGVGAGQMSRVNSARIAAIKAEHAGIPVQGAVMASDAFFPFRDGLDNAASVGVTAVIQPGGSMRDAEVIAAADEHNIAMVFTGMRHFRH
- a CDS encoding ASKHA domain-containing protein; this translates as MSSSKGLAAAFDLGTTTIAASLVEPATGTRLAVTGAMNPQRRWGSDVLARLTAGGDPETLRAMQAALSAEMERMTGELLDRAGASPADLAQVAIAGNPSMETIALALPVESLAHPPFRPLFSAGKVTTTLDLGWSRAYPCYLLPLPGGFVGGDLLAFLFGMTETPTAGTLFLDVGTNAEIALFDGERYLATSAAAGPAFEGGNLKCGMAALPGAVSAVQIKGDRLLLTTIAGAPPRGICGSGVLETVAALLEEGIVEPTGRLVPAVEIDSNLGTRVQEVNGVPAFVLHRDAKGLVYLDQEDIRALQLAKGAMRGGMEILLEKANLTQDDVARVVLTGSFGAVLSPDVLKKVGIFNEKMVRITGFIKEGALAGVERVLLTEDGREQMEALAQQVRVIPLSGTPLFEKHFLAHIDFPKP
- the alr gene encoding alanine racemase, whose translation is MDSRPTVVEIDLAALRHNFGLVKKTVPEGCGILAVVKADAYGHGFQYVSEELEKLGVDAFAVAFLAEGVQLRMSGIYRPVLILGGIYPGEERRCIGLNISTALYSLEQAAALDRAALEIKCYRKAKIHLKVDTGMGRLGVTWDKVPEFLEQLKQFKNLEMEGIFSHFASADELDPDGLAFTKLQAQRFNAAVTEARRQGFNPAYVHVANSAAILAADLPFCNLVRPGIILYGAAPSRDFADEQASLPVMKLKSRVAMLKWVEPGTSISYGRRYIADKRALIASVPVGYADGYCRSLTNKGEALIRGKRARVAGTVCMDWIMLDVTDIEGVAVGDDVTLLGPDPMGDRISAEELAEKAGTIPYEIMCGIATRRVRRVYIG
- the selD gene encoding selenide, water dikinase SelD; this encodes MSDKVRLTTMVQAAGUAAKLGPAGLEDAIRDITRSDDPNLIVGVEGAEDAGIYRIGESLALVETTDIITPLVDDPFTFGRIAAANALSDVYAMGGKPVTAMNLAFFPACSLPTAVLAAILAGGADALKEAGACLVGGHTVEDDELKFGMAVTGLIDPSRIVRNCTARPGDILVLTKPLGTGIVSTAIKAEMIDDALATEATGWMTTLNAKACELMVACDATAATDVTGFGFIGHACEMALGARVTFRIELARVPVMAGVPALIHDGMVPAGCYRNRHHYESHVTGSGGEALLPLFDPQTSGGLLISFAPDNAREFLARAGQSGLFAVAIGEVEAVGGSALVFV